The Amblyomma americanum isolate KBUSLIRL-KWMA chromosome 6, ASM5285725v1, whole genome shotgun sequence genome has a window encoding:
- the LOC144094574 gene encoding sodium- and chloride-dependent glycine transporter 2-like — protein sequence MGLTNQDQAQVVSPLSSSGSSGSSRVAVKERWSSHIEFLCSCIGNSVGLGNLWRFPYVAYKNGGAAFLVPYIIVNMVVGRPIYHLELLLGQFSSSGPLGAFRLSPMFQGNAFGMMWGAFITTVYYQMVLTYAFLYLYHSFKRPLPWTDCFEWWGVPLDGCFRRISHDSHQRLCDSVRRILVNTGVNDTGAESVVAVSHLNRTVLVSQTEYAIRFAGCLSANVSSTEAFYNNYVLNSSPSIEQTGNVQPPLILCYGLCWTLVFLVIFRGIQVSGKVALFTATVPYLVLSLMLLRGITLPGSSIGLRYLLLPRWEALLDGTVWAAATEQVFYSLSIGTGGLVLYGSFQEFRADMQSSVRLICIMDFMTSAFASLVIFSVLGNMAHTLDVPIEEVVSAGPGLAFVTYPEALSLIALPNMWSVLFFAMLFMLGIDSQMANCEFVVKSVQELFPPFETRRELTTFLYCAFCFMIGLPLTTQAGIYFLTILDNYLGALIVLITCFGETLIVAWVYGMERFCFDVAFMTGTCPHYFFFITIKYAAPTVLGTFLAYTLATLPRSSVGDYVFPVWADGFGWTLALVGMTPVLVLAVARVRQCSGDWWKAMSPDADWGPYETKYRMRYFDQLENSGLAACYYPLTPDAPHKTKSTRSDHA from the exons ATGGGCTTAACCAACCAGGACCAAGCACAAGTGGTGAGCCCGCTGTCTTCGTCGGGCTCCAGCGGAAGCTCACGCGTGGCGGTCAAGGAGCGCTGGTCCAGCCACATCGAGTTCCTGTGCTCGTGCATCGGCAACTCCGTGGGTCTGGGCAACCTGTGGCGGTTCCCCTACGTGGCGTACAAGAACGGCGGCGCGGCGTTCCTGGTGCCGTACATCATCGTCAACATGGTCGTCGGCAGACCCATCTACCACCTCGAGCTCCTGCTCGGACAGTTCAGCAGCTCCGGTCCGCTTGGAGCATTCCGGCTGTCGCCCATGTTCCAG GGCAATGCGTTCGGTATGATGTGGGGCGCCTTCATCACCACCGTCTACTACCAAATGGTGCTGACGTACGCCTTCCTCTACCTGTACCACTCGTTCAAGCGGCCCTTGCCCTGGACAGATTGCTTCGAATGGTGGGGCGTGCCGCTCGATGGCTGCTTCCGGAGGATCAGCCATGACAGCCACCAGCGCCTCTGTGACAGCGTGAGGCGCATCCTGGTGAATACGGGCGTCAATGACACCGGCGCCGAGTCCGTGGTGGCCGTGTCGCATCTAAACCGCACAGTGCTGGTGTCGCAGACCGAGTACGCGATCCGCTTCGCTGGCTGCCTCAGCGCCAACGTGTCCTCGACGGAGGCATTCTACAACAACTACGTGCTGAACTCGAGTCCCAGCATCGAGCAAACCGGGAACGTCCAGCCGCCGCTGATCCTGTGCTATGGCCTGTGCTGGACACTGGTGTTCCTGGTCATTTTCCGAGGCATCCAG GTTTCCGGAAAAGTGGCGCTGTTCACGGCCACCGTGCCCTACTTGGTGCTGAGCCTGATGCTCCTCCGGGGCATCACACTTCCTGGCTCCAGCATCGGGCTGCGATACCTGCTGCTGCCGCGATGGGAGGCACTGCTCGATGGCACCGTCTGGGCCGCGGCCACAGAGCAGGTCTTCTACTCCCTCAGCATCGGCACTGGTGGCCTGGTTCTTTACGGTAGCTTCCAGGAGTTCCGGGCCGACATGCAATCGAGCGTACGCCTGATTTGCATCATGGACTTCATGACCAGCGCCTTCGCCTCGCTCGTCATTTTCTCCGTGCTGGGAAACATGGCGCACACGCTGGACGTTCCCATTGAGGAAGTAGTGAGCGCGGGGCCCGGCCTGGCCTTCGTCACATACCCGGAGGCCCTGTCACTTATCGCCCTGCCGAACATGTGGTCCGTGCTGTTTTTTGCCATGCTCTTCATGCTGGGCATCGATTCGCAGATGGCCAACTGCGAGTTCGTCGTCAAGTCCGTCCAGGAGCTCTTCCCGCCCTTCGAGACGCGCAGGGAACTCACCACCTTCCTGTATTGCGCCTTCTGCTTCATGATCGGCCTGCCGTTGACTACGCAGGCTGGGATCTACTTCCTCACCATCCTGGACAACTACCTGGGCGCCCTTATTGTCCTTATCACTTGCTTCGGCGAAACGCTCATCGTCGCGTGGGTGTATGGCATGGAACGCTTCTGCTTCGACGTGGCCTTCATGACGGGCACCTGCCCGCACTACTTCTTCTTCATCACCATCAAGTACGCGGCGCCCACGGTGCTGGGCACCTTCCTGGCCTACACGCTGGCCACTCTGCCCAGGAGCAGCGTGGGAGACTACGTGTTTCCAGTTTGGGCGGACGGGTTCGGCTGGACGCTGGCGCTTGTGGGCATGACACCGGTCTTGGTGCTCGCTGTGGCCAGGGTGCGCCAGTGCAGCGGCGACTGGTGGAAGGCCATGTCTCCGGACGCCGACTGGGGCCCTTACGAGACGAAGTACAGGATGCGCTACTTCGACCAGTTGGAGAACTCGGGCCTGGCCGCCTGTTACTACCCCCTCACGCCAGACGCCCCCCACAAAACCAAAAGCACCCGGTCCGATCACGCCTGA